Proteins from a genomic interval of Sulfurospirillum oryzae:
- a CDS encoding tyrosine-type recombinase/integrase, with protein sequence MLKSVGGKYEGVWINELKNGDVSYYINYRDADGKPTRTLVGKKTSASDFTARDAYAKLIEVKYKLQHEEAPKISAGRVKKVKFDDIWGKYLEWAKNNKKSWQTDSWNYEKHLKPFLGNRAVKEIKSTDFESFKTEMASKTNAKGVKISNATVKHQLVLARHIVNYALKNDLIKDYTNPIANGRVRMPQIDNARLAFLTKEQAKELLEILWTLDRQTYHLTKILLLTGARLGEVTSLRWQDINFDTNTIFFKKTKRGNERHIYINDSLIETLKELSENQKSDLIISTSTGGQLLKMPAHFDTAIEAVIPGNKNKEAKQKITAHSLRHTHASWLAISGLDILQIKEQLGHKTIEMTMRYAHLIPNKRHEATKMINI encoded by the coding sequence ATGCTTAAATCTGTAGGCGGAAAATATGAAGGCGTGTGGATAAACGAACTTAAAAATGGAGATGTAAGCTATTATATCAATTATCGAGATGCCGATGGTAAACCTACACGAACATTAGTTGGTAAAAAAACTTCTGCTAGTGATTTTACTGCTAGAGATGCATATGCAAAACTTATTGAAGTTAAATACAAATTACAGCACGAAGAAGCACCGAAAATATCTGCTGGTAGAGTTAAAAAAGTAAAATTTGATGATATTTGGGGTAAATACCTTGAATGGGCTAAAAATAATAAAAAAAGTTGGCAGACTGATTCATGGAATTATGAGAAACACTTAAAGCCATTTTTGGGAAATAGAGCAGTCAAAGAGATTAAAAGTACAGACTTCGAATCATTTAAAACTGAAATGGCTTCTAAAACAAACGCTAAGGGTGTAAAAATCTCAAACGCAACTGTAAAGCATCAGTTAGTGCTAGCTCGCCATATTGTCAACTATGCGCTCAAAAATGACCTAATCAAGGATTATACTAATCCTATCGCAAATGGTCGAGTTAGAATGCCTCAAATTGATAATGCAAGATTAGCTTTTTTAACAAAAGAACAGGCCAAAGAATTACTTGAAATATTGTGGACATTAGATCGACAAACTTATCATCTAACTAAAATTTTACTGCTTACTGGTGCACGTTTAGGCGAAGTCACATCACTTCGATGGCAAGATATTAATTTTGATACAAATACGATTTTCTTTAAGAAGACGAAACGAGGTAATGAAAGGCATATTTATATAAACGATAGTCTTATAGAAACTCTTAAAGAGCTATCAGAAAATCAAAAAAGTGATTTAATCATTAGCACTTCAACGGGAGGTCAATTACTTAAAATGCCAGCTCATTTTGATACGGCGATTGAAGCTGTGATACCAGGTAATAAAAATAAAGAGGCTAAACAAAAAATCACAGCTCATAGCTTGAGACATACTCATGCTAGTTGGCTCGCAATTAGTGGACTTGATATCTTACAAATTAAAGAGCAGTTAGGACATAAAACAATTGAAATGACAATGAGATATGCCCATTTGATACCAAACAAAAGACATGAAGCAACAAAAATGATTAATATCTAA